TGTTGAATATACAGGAAAGGGACGTGTTGTGGCTCAGGAGCCCAAGGCCGAAGAGGCCTTGCAGAAGGGCATGACCTGCAAGCTGACCTTAAAGGAGAAAAGCTGATGATTTCGGAAGGACTTATGGAAAAGTTGTCCGTGACGGGGCTTTGCGATGATTCCCGCCGTGTGAAACCGGGGAATTTATTCTTCTCCGTTCCGACGGAAGGTTATGAAGCCTTTGCCCGTAGCGCTATTGCGGCTGGTGCCGTTGCGGTTGTGGGCGAGACGATGGCTCCCGAGGGACTCACGTCGAAGTGGATCCAGGTGCCGGACGTGAAGGCTGCCCGCCTGGAAGCCGCCAGGATTTTCTACAAGGATCCGTTTAGCAAGCTTATTTGCCATGCCATTACGGGTACGAACGGCAAGACGACTAGTGCGTTCCTCATGAATGCGATGCTCGAAGCTGAAGGCCGCAAGACGGCTCTGCTCGGCACCATCAAGAATAAGATTGGCGACAAGTCCGTGCCGGCTTCGCTTACGACTCCGGGTCTTTTGGACCTTTATGAATTTGCATCTCGCGCTGTAGCTGAAGGCTGCACCGACCTCGTAATGGAAGCGTCTTCGCATTCGCTCCACCAGGGCCGTGTTGCTGGTATCAAGTTCAGAAGCGGTCTCTTTAGCAACTTGACGCAGGACCATCTCGATTACCACAAGACGATGGATGCCTACTTCGAAGCCAAGAAGTTGCTCTTTACGAAGTATTTGGCTGATAATGGCGTGGCCGTCATCAACATTGACGACGCTCACGGCGAACAGCTCTTTAATTCTCTCGATTGCCGCAAGGTGGCTGTTTCCAGACTCGGCAAGGCTAAAGCGGACGTGAAGCCGTTTGGCGAAATCAAGAGCACCGAAGACGGTCTTGAATTCACGCTCCCGATGATTGCCACAGAAAAGTTTGAAACTCCGCTCTGCGGCGACTTTAACGTGGACAACTTGCTCTTGGTGCTTGCATGGGCCCACGCTCTTTGCGTTCCTGAAGATGCCATGCGCAAGGCGATTGCGACCGTGCGCGTTCCGGGCCGCTTTGAAAAGGTTTGGAGCAAGAACGGCAAGCATGTGATTGTGGACTATGCCCACACGCCGGATGCTCTTGAACGCGTGCTGAATGTGGCCCGCAGCCTCTGCCGCGGCAAGCTTTCTACCGTGTTTGGCTGCGGTGGTGACCGCGACAAGACGAAGCGCCCGATTATGGGCGGCATTGCCGAACGCATTGCAGACAAGGCTTGGCTCACGT
The DNA window shown above is from Fibrobacter sp. UWB2 and carries:
- a CDS encoding UDP-N-acetylmuramoyl-L-alanyl-D-glutamate--2,6-diaminopimelate ligase: MEKLSVTGLCDDSRRVKPGNLFFSVPTEGYEAFARSAIAAGAVAVVGETMAPEGLTSKWIQVPDVKAARLEAARIFYKDPFSKLICHAITGTNGKTTSAFLMNAMLEAEGRKTALLGTIKNKIGDKSVPASLTTPGLLDLYEFASRAVAEGCTDLVMEASSHSLHQGRVAGIKFRSGLFSNLTQDHLDYHKTMDAYFEAKKLLFTKYLADNGVAVINIDDAHGEQLFNSLDCRKVAVSRLGKAKADVKPFGEIKSTEDGLEFTLPMIATEKFETPLCGDFNVDNLLLVLAWAHALCVPEDAMRKAIATVRVPGRFEKVWSKNGKHVIVDYAHTPDALERVLNVARSLCRGKLSTVFGCGGDRDKTKRPIMGGIAERIADKAWLTSDNPRTEKPADIIADVRAGMTTDKFEVVENREEAINRACAELKSGDWLVIAGKGHEDYQIIGKTKHHFDDREIAVKAMTDAEA